A window of the Miscanthus floridulus cultivar M001 chromosome 14, ASM1932011v1, whole genome shotgun sequence genome harbors these coding sequences:
- the LOC136505662 gene encoding uncharacterized protein, with product MDKPSEPIHGPTEPIHAIGSRPPGFVAAESTPIASSTRSRHRERRAGRRVPDPPRGWRRVPNPSPERRWGPDPPPRRRRGPDPLPGRRWGPDPPRGEEVGARSPAGEEEGSGSAGGEEVVARSTAGDEEEGAGSAVVVESCRRGGAMPS from the coding sequence atGGACAAGCCCAgcgagcccatccacgggcccACCGAGCCCATCCACGCTATCGGATCTCGCCCGCCGGGATTTGTCGCTGCCGAATCCACGCCGATCGCCTCCTCAACCAGATCTAGGCATCGGGAGCGCCGCGCGGGGAGGAGGGTGCCGGATCCTCCGCGGGGGTGGAGGAGGGTGCCGAATCCGTCGCCAGAGAGGAGGTGGGGGCCGGATCCaccgccgaggaggaggagggggccggATCCGCTGCCGgggaggaggtgggggccggATCCACCGCGCGGGGAGGAGGTGGGTGCCAGATCCCCCGCAGGGGAGGAGGAGGGGTCCGGATCCGCGGGCGGGGAGGAGGTGGTGGCCAGATCCACCGCCGGGGATGAGGAGGAGGGGGCCGGATCCGCCGTCGTGGTGGAGTCGTGCCGCCGTGGTGGAGCCATGCCATCGTGA